A region of the Massilia sp. erpn genome:
CGTGGGCGTGGTCTCGTCGCAACAATCCGCGCTTTCGGTCGATTCTGCTGGCGCCATGCCATCGAGCTTGAGTGCTTTCAGCACTTTGCGCCAGGCGATGCCGAAAATCCAGGTCGAAACCTTGCAACTGCCGTCATAGCTGGCCGCTTTGCGCCAGACCACCAGGAAAGTGTCGTTGGCGGCTTCTTCAACCAGGGCGGGATTGCGGCATATCCGGCCCAGAAAGCGTATCAGGCGTGGAAAATAGAGGCGGTACAAGGTTTCGAACGCGCGCCGATCCCCGGCCACGATTTCGCGCAGCAGCGCTATCTCGTCCGCGTCCAGCCTTGCCTGGCTGCCGGCGGCGGGCAGGCGGCCCTGTTCGTGCGCCATCCCCGATCCTCCTTCACCCGGTATATTCCGGCCACGGGCCAAACGGTTCACCTCCCGGACCATGCTAGCACCAAAGCAGGAGCGCGCGAGGTGGCAAGCCGTTCACTGCTTGTTACAAATCCGCTGCCCAGGCCGGTTAAATTGGATTATTATTGCTCGATAGCAAGGAAGCCCGCTCCACCCAGCCCCGCCGCATTGGAGTCGCCATGAATGCCATGCCTTCCGATCCCCCCTCCGGTGCCGATGCCGCCCGTTTCCTGGCCCAGGCCAGCCTGGGCGCCAGCCGCGCCCAGATCGCCCAGGTGCAGTCGCTGGGCTATGCCGGCTGGCTTGATGCGCAATTCGCCATGCCCGCCAGCGGCTGGCGCTGGGATTGGCTGGTGGCCAAGGGCTTCAGCGCCATCACGTATAAAAATTCGGAAGCGGGCTTCGATCCCGCAGTCTGGCGCAAGCTGATTGCATCGCCCGACACGCTGCGCCAGCGCGTCACGCTGGCCCTGTCTGAAATCCTGGTGACTTCGATCAGTGGCCTGGTGGGTTCTGGCTGGCGCCAGTTTTCCGCCGCCGCGTATATGGATCTGCTGGAAGCGAACGCCTTCGGCAATTACCGCACTTTGCTGGGCCAGGTTTCCACCAGCGCCGCCATGGGCCAGTACCTGACTTATCGCGGCAGCCGCAAAGCCAATCCGGTGACCGGCTCCCACCCGGACGAAAACTATGCGCGCGAGCTGATGCAGCTGTTCACCATCGGTCTGGTGCAGCTGAACCAGGACGGCACGCCGCAGACGGGCAAGGGCGGTGCGCCGTTCTACACCTATACCCAGGAAGACATCAGCGGCCTGGCGCGCGTTTTCACCGGCTGGGACTTCGACCTGGCGGGCGGCGACACCAGCACGCCCGATTTCCTGCGCCGTCCGATGCAGCAGATCGCGGCGCGCCATGAAAGCGGTGCCTCCAGCTTCCTCGGCAAGAGTGTGCCGGCGGGGCTGGGCGGAGCCGATGCCTTGAACGCGGCCCTCGACATCATCTATGCGCATCCGAATGTCGGCCCCTTCATCGGACGCCAGCTGATTCAGCGCCTGGTGTGCAGCAACCCCAGTCCGGCCTATGTGTGGCGGGTGGCGGCCGCCTTCAACAACGATGGCACGGGTGCGCGCGGCAATCTGCGCGCCGTCGTCAAGGCCGTGCTGCTCGATCCGGAAGCGCGGCGCAGCGATGCGACGGCGCCCGGCCAGGGCAAGCTGCGCGAACCCATGCTGCGCTTCCTGGCCTGGGCGCGCGCCTATGAAGTGAAGTCGGCCAGCGATGCCTGGGCCGCCGGCAATACCAGCGACCCGGCCAGCAAGCTGGGACAAAGCCCGCTGCGCTCGCCCTCGGTGTTCAACTTCTTCCGCCCCGGCTATGTGCCGCCCAATAGCGGCATCGCCAGCGCCGGCCTGGTTGCGCCGGAATTCCAGATCGCCAATGAAACCTCGGTGGTCGGCTATGTGAACTTCATGCAGCGTGCCGTTTCCGGCCGTCTTGGCGACCTCGCTCCCGACTACGCGTCACTGATGCCGCTGGCCGAAAACGGCAACGCCTTGCTGGCCGAGATCAATACCCAGCTGGCCGCCGGCCAGCTGGGTGCGGAGTCGCAAGCCCTGATCGTGGGCGCCATCAATGCCATGACGCGCGGCACGGATGCGGCGCGCCTGAACCGCATCCGCGCCGCCCTGACGCTGGTGCTGGCCGCGCCCGATTTCGTCGTTCTCAAGTAAGGAGCCATCATGAGCCGTTCGAGCACGATGAATGCGTCGCGCCGCGCTTTTCTGCAAAGGGCATCGGCCCTTTCCGTGGCGGGCGTGGCCGCGCCCTGGGCGCTGAACCTGGCCGCGCTGGCCGAGGCTTCGGCCGCCACCGCCAGCGATTACAAGGCCATTGTCTGCGTCTTCCTGTATGGCGGCAACGACTACGCCAATACCGTGGTGCCCTACGACACCAGCAGCTATAACGCCTACTACAATCTGCGCCCCAAGCTGGCGCTGGCGCGCGATGGCCTGGCCGCCACCTTGCTGAATCCCGCCAGCGCTCCGGCCGATTCCAGCGGCGTGCTGCGCCAATATGCGCTGGCGCCCCAGCTTTCGCCGCTGCTGCCGCTGTTCGACGCGGGCAAGATGGGCGTGCTGCTGAATGTCGGGCCGCTGGTCCAGCCCACCACCAAGCAGCAGTATCTGGCCAAGTCGGTGCCGCTGCCGCCCAAGCTGTTTTCGCACAACGACCAGCAATCGATCTGGCAATCCTCCGCGCCGGAAGGGGCGGTTTCGGGCTGGGGCGGACGCATCGGCGACCTGTTCGAAGCAGGCAATGGCAATGCTACGTTCACCTGCGTCAACGTCTCCGGCAATGCCGTCTATCTGGCCGGCCGTTCGGCCGTGCAGTACCAGGTGTCGAGCAGCGGGCCGGTGTCCTTCGATGCGCTGCAAAAGCCGCTATTCGGCTCCACTGCCGCCAGCAGCGCCTTGCAGACCATGCTCACCCAGCCGCGCGCGCATCTGCTGGAACAGGAATACACCCGCGTCACCAAGCGCTCCATCGACGCCAATGCCACGCTGAGCACCGCGCTGGCCAGCGCGCCGGCCGTCAATGCCGCCTTCCCAGCGTCGAACAGCCTGGGTGACCAGCTGAAGATGGTGGCGCGCATGATTGCTGCCTCCGGCTCGGTGGGGGCGAAACGGCAGGTCTTCTTTGTCTCGCTGGGCGGCTTCGATACCCATGATGGCCTGAGCACCGTGCATCCGGGCCTGCTGGGCAGCGTGGCGAACGCGCTGTCGGCCTTCTATGCGGCGACGGTGGAGCTGGGCGTGGCGGACAAGGTGACGACGTTCACCGCCTCGGACTTCGGCCGTACGCTGACGGTGAATACCGATGGTTCGGACCATGGCTGGGGCAGCATGCATTTCGTGCTGGGCGGCGCCGTGAAGGGGCGCAGCTTCTACGGTATGCCGCCGCTGGTGGCGAACAACGGCGCCGACGATGTGGGACAGGGACGGCTGCTGCCGACGACTTCCGTCGACCAGTATGCGGCAACGCTGGGGAGCTGGCTGGGTGTATCGGACAGCGCCTTGCTGACGCTGCTGCCCAACCTGGCCAATTACAACGCGTCGGCGCGCAGGCTGGGCTTTTTGTAGGAAGGAGGGGGGGGGGCTTAGCGCTGCAGCAGCATCGAGCGTACGATGCCTTCCTTGGCCAGCACATAGTCATGGCCGGCCAGCACGTAATTGGTGTTGGGCTGCACCACCTTGATATTGACGAAGACCATATCACTGGTCTCGGCATAGGAACCGACCACAATGGCCTGCGCCTTGTGCGTCAGCGCCACTTCGCCCAGTTCGCGCGTGAGCATCAGCTCGCCCTGGTTGCGCTTCATATAGATGCTGTTGCGCAGCTTCATTTCCAGCATCTTGCTGCCGCCTTGCGCCATGCGCGTGGAAATCTGTTCCGAAATCAGGCGGCCCAGGGTCGAAGTCTGCTCCAGCGCATCGATATTCACCACGGTGGCCATGATCACCGGCTTGTCGGCCTGCAGCTTGCCGGCCAGCTGACGCAGCAGCGAGTCGGCCGCATTGTAGTTGGCGGCGACGAACTGGTTCGACGAGACGGTGTTGTAATTGGCTTCTTCCTTGGGCTGGTTGGCGCAGCCGGACAGCAGCAGTGGCAGGGCCAGGACGCTGGCGCAAAGGGCTTTAACAGGGCGCATTAGCGGTCTCCACGCAGTTTGTATTCCTTGATCATGCCGCCGTCATACAGGGCGACATCGGCATCGGCGACATAATAGGCGGAGCTGGTGCGCGCCAGATAGCGGTACTGGTCGCTCACCGAGACCGTCACGATCACTTCGGTTTTGGGCGTGACGCCCGGCGCGAACTTGGCGCGGAACCACTGATAGGCATCGGCCGCCGCGATGGTGCTGACCAGGCCAACGGTGGGGTCGATATCGCTCAGGGCCCAGATGCCGGCCGCCAGGGCGGTCGGTTCGCCGCGGTAGGTGTACTGTGGACGGTTGGCGGCAAAACTGACCGCCTGCACTTTCACCTCCACCTTCAGCGCACCGGCCGGCGTCAGCGAGACGGTATGGCCGGCATTCACCATCGAGGTGATGAGATTGCTGGCCAGGGCTTGCTCGAACTCGGACGCGCCGCTTTTCGGCTCCGTCACGTAGAAGGGACGGGGCGAACTCTTTTTCAGCTCGTTCGACAGATTCTTTTGCACATGGCGCGCGATCACATCCCAGTGGGCGGCCGCCTGCAGCTTGGGCTGTTCGGTATTCGGGAAGTTGGTGGCTACCGGCACCGGGGAATAGGGCATGGCGCAGCCGGCCAATGCGCAGGCGGCCATCAGGGCAGCAGCGGCTTTCACATCCATTGTTTCCTCCAGCTCGGTAAGTTCTTCATCCCGGCGAGTGTAACATGAATGTTTCTATTTGGAAATTGTTGCCGCCGGATTTGAGGCCCGGCGGCGACACTTGGATCAGCGGCGGTTCTGCTTCATGGCCGACTGGATTTCGCGGTTGCTGTCGCGTTCCTTCTCGGTGGCGCGCTTATCGTGCTGTTTCTTGCCCTTGGCCAAGCCGATCTCGCATTTCACGCGGCCGCCCTTGTAGTGCAGATTGAGCGGCACCAGGGTATAGCCGGCGCGCTCGACCTTGCCGATCAGCTTGTCAATTTCTTGACGATGCAGCAAGAGTTTACGGGTGCGCACGGCTTCCGGGTGGATATGGGTGGACGCTGTCGGCAGTGCGCTGATGTGCGCGCCGAACAGGTACAGTTCCTTGTCGCGGATGGTGACGTAGGCTTCCTTGATCTGCACACGCGTATCGCGGATCGCCTTGACTTCCCAGCCTTCGAGCACGAGACCCGCTTCATAGCGGTCCTCGATGAAATAGTCGTGAAAGGCTTTACGGTTATCGGCAATGGTCATGAGTGGTAAATATGCGCAGGTCGGTTAAACTACGGTTTTTCGCGCGGGGCGCGGCAATCCAACATCATAGCAAACGGTTACGCAATGGCAGTAGTTCACAAGTCGGTATTTCTGGGATACAGCGCGGAACAAATGTTCGAGCTGGTCGCAAAGGTCGAAGATTATCCCAAATTTTTGCCCTGGTGTGGTGGCGTTGAGATTCGTGAGCGCAGCGAAGACAGCGTGGTGGCCAGCGTTGGCATCCATTACCGCGGCATCCGCCAGCATTTCACGACCGCCAACACCAATACGCGGCCCAGCCTGATCAAGATGAAGCTGGTCGACGGCCCTTTCAAGACCCTGGACGGCACCTGGACCTTCAAAGCCCTGCGTGACGACGCCTGCAAGGTCGAACTCGACCTGCATTACGAATTTTCCAGCCGCCTGCTGGAACAGGTGGTCGGCCCCGTGTTCGGCATGATCGCCAACAGCATGGTCGACTCCTTCTGCAAGCGCGCCGAGACGGTGTATGGCTGAGAAAATCAAGATCAGTGTCTGCTATGCCCATCCCCAGTCGGCCCTGCTGCGCGCCCTGGAAGTGGATGAAGGCACCACCATTGGCCAAGCCATTGAAATGAGCGGCGTGCTGCAAGATGCGCCCGAGATCAACCTCGTCACCATGGCCGTCGGCATCTACGGCAAGAAAAAGACCCTGGACACGGTGCTGCACGCGCGCGACCGCATCGAAATCTACCGCCCCCTGATCGCCGACCCCAAAGACGCCCGCCGCCGCCGCGCCCGCAAACCCGCCTGAAGTCGCGCTGCCGAATGGCTGAGCCCGTGTCCACCTTGGGGTCTGACCCCAATCGGACACGAGCTCATCCATCCGGCGGGCGGGTCAGCGGCGCTGGGCGAGTGGAGGTTGGGCGAGGAAAGCGGCGAGCTGGGCTTCGTCGATGCGCTCGCCGGCGATGCGGCGCAGCAGGGAGTCGATGCGGTCGGCGCCCCAGAAGATTTCCTCCTGGTAGACGAAGCTGGGGACGCCGAAGATGCCGGCGGCAATGGCCTGCTCCGTGTTGTCGGCCAGCGCCTGCTTGATCGCGGGTGTACCGGTGGCGTCAAGCAGGGCGACACCATTCAGGCCGCAGCGGTCGGCGATGCCGGCAATGGCGGCGGCATCGTGCGGGTTCAGGCCGTCTTCCCAGATGGCGGCAAACAGGGCGGTGACGAAACGCTGGCGCTCGCCGTTGTCGCCGATGGCGCTCGCCATGCGCAGGGCGGTCAGCGGATTGAAGGGATGGCCGGGCGGCCCCACGAAGCGCAAGCCTTGTGCCTTGGCCTGGCGCATTACATCACGGAAAGTCAGTTCTTTTTTGGCCGGGATTTCGGCCGGACCTTTCTGGCCGTGTGCATTGAGCATGGCGGCGAACAGAATCGGTTGCATTTCCACGCGCACCCCAGCCGCTTCGATGCGCGCGATTTGTTTGGTGGCCAGCCAGGCAAACGGGCTGATTGGGTCAAAGTAAAACTTTACTGTCTCCATGTAGTCTCCATTAAAAGTGGTTTTTCCATTCTCTTAGTGCAGCAAAGACTTCCAGCGGGGCGGCGCCGCGCGCCAGCTTGCCTGCGCTGTGCAGCTGGCCGGCGATGGCCGGCTCGCGGTAGCGCAGGAAGGGATTGGTGGCCTTTTCCAGGCCGATGGTGCTGGGTACGGTGGGGACGCCCTGTTCGCGTTTCCGATTATCGCTGACGACGCGGTTGCGCAGAGCGGCGTTGTCCGGTTCGGCCGCGCAGGCGAAGCGCAGGTTGGCCAGGGTGTATTCATGGGCGCAGTAGACCAGGGTGGCGTCGGGGAGGGCGGCCAGCTTGTCGAGCGAGGCGGCCATCTGCGCCGGCGTGCCTTCGAACAGGCGGCCGCAGCCGGCGGCGAACAGGGTGTCGCCGCAGAACAACCAGGGTTCGGCGCCTTCGCGCACATAGGCGATATGGCCCTTGGTATGGCCCGGCACATCGAGTATGCGCAGGCGCAAGTCCAGGCCCGGCACTGCAATGACATCGCCATCGCCCAGCGCTTGCGTGACGGCGGCGATGCCGTCATGGCGCGGCCCGAACACCGGCACGCTGCCTTGCTGCAATAGCTGGGATACGCCACCGATGTGGTCAGCATGGTGGTGGGTGAGTAGAATGGCGGAGAGCGTCAGGCCATGCGCGGCCAGCGCGGCCTGGACCGGCAGCGCGTCGCCCGGATCGACCACGGCGGCATGCTGGCCGTCATGGATGAGCCAGAGGTAGTTATCATTGAATGCAGGAACAGTCAGAACTTGGAGCGTGGAATTGGTCATAGGGCAGTGGCATGGATAGTGCGACATCCGAAAAATCCATTATAGCGCTGGACGGCTGGCTGCAAACGCCGGCCGGTGCTTATGCGCGCGCCTGGGAGCAGGCCACGCTGGACGCCTTGACCGCCGATATCTTCGGCTTCAACGCGGTGCAGATCGGCACACCGCAAATCGACGCGCTGGCGGCCAGCCGCATGCCGAATAAATGGCTGGCCGACACGCGCGCGCGGCGCCAGCCCGGCGACGCGCGCCAGGTCGCCGTCACCTTCGACTATGCCGAACTGCCGTTCGCCTCGCAGAGCCTGGACCTGGTGGTGCTGCCCCATGTGCTGGAATTCGCGGCTGAGCCGCACCAGGTCTTGCGCGAGGTCGAGCGCGTGCTGATTCCCGAGGGCAAGCTGATCATCTGCGGCTTCAATCCGGCCAGCCTGTGGGGCATGCGGCGCGTGACCGGACGCCTCACCGGCAGCCATTATCTGCCGCAGGCGGGCGAGTTCATCTCTATGCCCCGCATCAAAGACTGGTTAAAATTACTGAATATGGAAGTCAGCAATGGCCATTTCGGCTGCTACGCCCCGGCGTGCCGCACCGAGAAATGGCTCAAGCGCTATGCCTTCATGGACCATGCCGGCGCCCGCTGGTGGCCCTATCTGGGCGCGGTGTACGCGGTGCAGGCCATCAAGCGCGTCAAAGGCATGCGTCTGATCGGCCCGGCGTGGAGCAAGAACCGGGCGACGGCCGCCGTGGGCGTGCCGGCCACGAATAAACATAGAGAACGGCAGGATGGATAAAGTAGAAATTTTCACCGACGGCGCATGCAAGGGCAATCCTGGCATCGGCGGCTGGGGCGCCTGGCTGATCGCCGGCGAGGCCGAAAAGGAGCTCTTCGGCGGTGAGCTGAACACCACCAACAACCGCATGGAGCTGATGGCGGTGATCGAATCGCTCAAGGCGCTGAAGCGGCCTTGCGATGTGGTGCTGCACACCGACAGCCAATACGTGCAAAAAGGCATCAGCGAATGGATCCATGGCTGGAAGGCGCGCGGCTGGAAGACCGCGTCCAAGGAACCGGTCAAGAATGCCGACCTGTGGCAGGCGCTGGATCAGGCCCAAGCCATGCACAAGGTGGAGTGGCGCTGGGTACGCGGCCATAACGGCCACCCCGGCAACGAGCGTGCCGACCAGCTGGCCAACCGCGGCGTCGACTTGGTGCGCCGTAAATAAGTCTTTACGGCCGGGCTTTGCTATACTGCCCGGCTTGCCTGATTCCTTCTTCTACCGCCCAGATCCATGCGTCAAATCGTCCTCGATACCGAAACTACCGGCTTTAACCCGAAACTGGGCAACCGCATCGTCGAGATCGGCTGCGTCGAGCTGCATAACCGCATGCTCACCGGGAACAACCTGCACTTCTACCTCAATCCCGACCGCGAATCGGAAGAGGGCGCGCTGGCCGTGCACGGCCTGACCACCGAGTTCCTCAGCGATAAGCCGCGCTTCCACGAGGTGGTGGAAGAGTTCCGCGAATACATCCGCGGCGCCGAGCTGATCATTCACAATGCGCCGTTCGACTTGGCCTTCCTGAACCACGAGTTCAAGATGATGAATCTGCCGCCGTTCGACGGGCACTATGGCAGCGTCATCGATACCCTGGTGCAGGCTAAGGAAATGCGCCCCGGCAAGCGCAACTCGCTGGACGCGTTGTGCGACCACTTTGGCATCTCCAACGCCCACCGCAAGCTGCACGGCGCGCTGCTGGATGCGGAATTGCTGGCCGATGTGTACCTGGCGATGACGCGCGGCCAGAACAGTCTGAGCATGGACGTTGAAGTCGAGGCCGCCGGCGGTGGCGTGCAGCTGGAACACGTGGCACTGGCCGATGTGCTGGTGCTGTCCGCCAGCGCCGATGAAGTTGCCGCCCATGAAGACTTGCTCAATGGTCTGGATAAGGCGGTGAAGGGCAGCTGCGTCTGGCGCGCGGCTGCTGCTTGAGTGCTTGTTTGCAATTAGTTTTATTTGACCCTTTTACTTTTTGTGCTCGTCGTCTATAATAGTGCCACTTCGGGAGGTTAGCTCAGGGGTAGAGCACTGCATTCACACTGCAGGGGTCGCAAGTTCGAAACTTGCACTTCCCACCAAGAATTCATTAAAAAGCCTGCGATTTTTCGATCGCAGGCTTTTTCATTTCTGGGCTGGATTTTTGACAGGTTCTCTGATGTGAGCCGAGCTGTCACCTTCTGAATAGTTGAAATATGAACGCCCGCCAATGGATTGCTTTTGGAACCCTTTGTTGTGCCTGGCCAGGATTCGCACTGGCCATGTGTTCGCGCCCGATCAAGGTTCCCCTTGCGCGGCATGGGATGACCGTCGTCGTCAAAAACGGCAATGCGGCGGGCGTCGTTCCCGAAATGCTGGAAGTATTCGGCGACAAATATGGTTGCAAGTTCGGCTTCCCTGTCGTGCCGCGTGCCCGGCTCGAAATGCTGTTTCGTACAGGAGATGCCGATATTGTGGCGATAGCGACGCGCTCGCCTGAACGCGACCTGTCCGGCACCTTTGTCCCTGTCTTCAAGTACCGCGCGGTTTTGGTGGGCCTGAAGCCGACAAACACTGTGGCACAATCGGTCGACGAGCTGATCGAGCATACGGACTTGCGCATCGGCTTGGTACGCGGCTTTGACTACGGTCCCGCTTACCGACGATTGCTCGAACCGGACATGGCTGGGCGGGTGCAGTACGCCAACGACTTGAGCGATCTGATGCGCAGGATTCAGGCCAAAATTGCCGATGTGACGATCCTGCCGTATAGCAGCGCCTACAACACCATTGTCGAGGATGCCCGTTTGAGCGGCTTGGACGCCAAACTGTCCATCAGCCCCCTCGAAGACTTGCCTTGGCAGGACGCAGGATTCTATGTGTCAAAGCGCACCTTGAACCCTGCGGACCAGGCCGTTTTAATCGAGATGCTCGGTAGCGACGAGGTGGGCAAGCATTTCCTGAGGTCTTTGTCGAAGTTGATCCCGCCTGCCGTCTTGGGCCTGACGGTGAAGCGAAACTAAGCGCGGTGGATCCGTCCCAGCCAACTCCGGGCGGAGCGCGTGGATGAGGTCAATACGGCGCTGCTGGCATTCCTGCGCTTCTTGCCGTAGACGGCTCGCCGGCATGCGCCTTAAGCGGTGCGGCCGGTAGCAGGTGCGCCGCCATGAAGTCGACGAAGGCGCGCACCCGCGGCAGAAGTTGCCGGTTGGACGGCCATAAGACCCAAAAGATGCTGGCGGCACCCGTCCACTCATCCAGCACCGTCACCAGCGCACCGTCGGCGAGCGCTTGCTGGACGGCGAAATCCGGCAGACAGGCGATGCCATGGCCCTGCCGTGCCATATAGAGCAGGGTTTCGATGTGGTTGCTGGTCATACCGGGAGGGAGCCGGACGTCGACATCCTGCCCGGCGCGGCGCAAGGGCCATTTCTCCAGAAGGCCGGTGCTGGGGAAGCGATGCAATAGGCAGGCATGGTTGACCAGATCGGCCGGTTGTTCCGGCACGCCGTAGCGGGCGAAATAGGCGGGTGCGCCCACGCACAGGAAGCGGCTGCTGCCAAGGCGCTTGCTCAACAGGCGTGAGTCGCTGAGTTCGCCCGTACGCACGACCGCATCGAAGCCTTCGTCGATCACATCCACCAGCCGGTCGCTGAAATCCAGGTCGAGTTCGATCTGCGGGTAACGCGCGGCGAAGGCCGATAGCACCGGCAGCATCAGGCCGCTGACCAGCGGCAGGCTGACCCGTAGGCGACCTTGCGGGCTGGCCTTGGTACCGGCCAGCTCATTTTCCGCCGCCGCCACCTCGGCCAGGATGCGCCGGCTGCGTTCCAGAAAGAGCACTCCCTCAGATGTCAGGCTGACGCTGCGGGTGCTGCGCTGAAACAGGCGCACACCGAGTTTTTCTTCCAGCCGCGCGATGCCCTTGCTGACGGCCGAGGCGGAGATGCCCAGTTGCCGCCCCGCCGCCACGAAACTGCGCAGTTCGGCCACCCGCACAAAGATGCTCATACCACTCAGGCTATCCAATTCATTTGCCATTAATGAAGAATTAGTCATGTTTGTATGGATGGTACGCCTATTTTTCGATATTTGATTCCTGGATAGCATTAATGCTCTCAACCATACGCAGGAAACCTGATGACTAGCACCGCTATACTTGTTCCGAACGGCGTCCGTCCCGTCCCCCTCATCTTGACCGGTTGCCTGACGGCGGCGGTTATTCCCCTGAGCATTGCCGGCCCGGCTGTGGTCGTCCCCTCGATCAAACAGGCCCTGGGCGGCAGTACGGCCGAGCTCACCTGGCTCATCAACGCCTACATCCTCACCTACGGCAGCGCGACCCTGGCGGCGGGAAGCCTGGCCGATACTTATGGGCGCAAGCGGACTTGGCTGGTAGGCATGCTGCTGTTTGCGCTGGTGACGACGGCCATTCCCTTCATGCCCTCCGTGCTCTGGATCGACCTGCTGCGGCTGATGCAGGGATTGGCGGCGGCGGCGGCTTTCGCGGGCGCCATGGCGGCCCTGACGCAGGAATTCGAAGGCCATGCCCGCACCCGGGCATTCAGCTTGATCGGGACCACCTTCGGCGCGGGCGCGGCCTTCGGTCCCTTCCTGGCCGGGCTGCTGACCGACAAGTTGGGTTGGCAATGGGTGTTCCTGTTGCCGGCGTTGCTGGCGTCGCTGGCCGTGATCCTGGTTACGCGTTTTGCCCGAGAGACGCGCGATCCGCAGGCCACGGGCTTGGATTGGCCCGGCGCCATCAGTTTCACTGCCGGGTTGGCGTTGCTTATTTTTGGAATGGTCCTGGCTCCCGGGAAGGGTTGGAGCCATGTCGCAGTGCTGGCTTCGCTGACCAGCGCCGTTGCGCTGTTGTGCGCCTTCGTCCTCCTTGAGTTGCGCCGCGAGCGGCCTATGCTCGACCTCTCGCTGTTTGCCAATGCGCGCTTTGTCGGCGTGCAGGTGCTGGCGATCGCGCCGGCCTACGCCTACATCGTGCTGCTTGTCATTCTGCCCGCACGCTTCATCGGGGTGGAAGGGGAGAGCGCGCTGATCGCGGGCAGGATGATGATCGCCTTGTCCGGTCCCTTGCTGATCGTT
Encoded here:
- a CDS encoding DUF1501 domain-containing protein, translating into MSRSSTMNASRRAFLQRASALSVAGVAAPWALNLAALAEASAATASDYKAIVCVFLYGGNDYANTVVPYDTSSYNAYYNLRPKLALARDGLAATLLNPASAPADSSGVLRQYALAPQLSPLLPLFDAGKMGVLLNVGPLVQPTTKQQYLAKSVPLPPKLFSHNDQQSIWQSSAPEGAVSGWGGRIGDLFEAGNGNATFTCVNVSGNAVYLAGRSAVQYQVSSSGPVSFDALQKPLFGSTAASSALQTMLTQPRAHLLEQEYTRVTKRSIDANATLSTALASAPAVNAAFPASNSLGDQLKMVARMIAASGSVGAKRQVFFVSLGGFDTHDGLSTVHPGLLGSVANALSAFYAATVELGVADKVTTFTASDFGRTLTVNTDGSDHGWGSMHFVLGGAVKGRSFYGMPPLVANNGADDVGQGRLLPTTSVDQYAATLGSWLGVSDSALLTLLPNLANYNASARRLGFL
- a CDS encoding DUF1800 family protein encodes the protein MNAMPSDPPSGADAARFLAQASLGASRAQIAQVQSLGYAGWLDAQFAMPASGWRWDWLVAKGFSAITYKNSEAGFDPAVWRKLIASPDTLRQRVTLALSEILVTSISGLVGSGWRQFSAAAYMDLLEANAFGNYRTLLGQVSTSAAMGQYLTYRGSRKANPVTGSHPDENYARELMQLFTIGLVQLNQDGTPQTGKGGAPFYTYTQEDISGLARVFTGWDFDLAGGDTSTPDFLRRPMQQIAARHESGASSFLGKSVPAGLGGADALNAALDIIYAHPNVGPFIGRQLIQRLVCSNPSPAYVWRVAAAFNNDGTGARGNLRAVVKAVLLDPEARRSDATAPGQGKLREPMLRFLAWARAYEVKSASDAWAAGNTSDPASKLGQSPLRSPSVFNFFRPGYVPPNSGIASAGLVAPEFQIANETSVVGYVNFMQRAVSGRLGDLAPDYASLMPLAENGNALLAEINTQLAAGQLGAESQALIVGAINAMTRGTDAARLNRIRAALTLVLAAPDFVVLK
- the rnhA gene encoding ribonuclease HI translates to MDKVEIFTDGACKGNPGIGGWGAWLIAGEAEKELFGGELNTTNNRMELMAVIESLKALKRPCDVVLHTDSQYVQKGISEWIHGWKARGWKTASKEPVKNADLWQALDQAQAMHKVEWRWVRGHNGHPGNERADQLANRGVDLVRRK
- a CDS encoding FlgO family outer membrane protein, whose product is MRPVKALCASVLALPLLLSGCANQPKEEANYNTVSSNQFVAANYNAADSLLRQLAGKLQADKPVIMATVVNIDALEQTSTLGRLISEQISTRMAQGGSKMLEMKLRNSIYMKRNQGELMLTRELGEVALTHKAQAIVVGSYAETSDMVFVNIKVVQPNTNYVLAGHDYVLAKEGIVRSMLLQR
- a CDS encoding 2-hydroxychromene-2-carboxylate isomerase yields the protein METVKFYFDPISPFAWLATKQIARIEAAGVRVEMQPILFAAMLNAHGQKGPAEIPAKKELTFRDVMRQAKAQGLRFVGPPGHPFNPLTALRMASAIGDNGERQRFVTALFAAIWEDGLNPHDAAAIAGIADRCGLNGVALLDATGTPAIKQALADNTEQAIAAGIFGVPSFVYQEEIFWGADRIDSLLRRIAGERIDEAQLAAFLAQPPLAQRR
- a CDS encoding RnfH family protein, whose product is MAEKIKISVCYAHPQSALLRALEVDEGTTIGQAIEMSGVLQDAPEINLVTMAVGIYGKKKTLDTVLHARDRIEIYRPLIADPKDARRRRARKPA
- a CDS encoding class I SAM-dependent methyltransferase, whose protein sequence is MDSATSEKSIIALDGWLQTPAGAYARAWEQATLDALTADIFGFNAVQIGTPQIDALAASRMPNKWLADTRARRQPGDARQVAVTFDYAELPFASQSLDLVVLPHVLEFAAEPHQVLREVERVLIPEGKLIICGFNPASLWGMRRVTGRLTGSHYLPQAGEFISMPRIKDWLKLLNMEVSNGHFGCYAPACRTEKWLKRYAFMDHAGARWWPYLGAVYAVQAIKRVKGMRLIGPAWSKNRATAAVGVPATNKHRERQDG
- a CDS encoding type II toxin-antitoxin system RatA family toxin gives rise to the protein MAVVHKSVFLGYSAEQMFELVAKVEDYPKFLPWCGGVEIRERSEDSVVASVGIHYRGIRQHFTTANTNTRPSLIKMKLVDGPFKTLDGTWTFKALRDDACKVELDLHYEFSSRLLEQVVGPVFGMIANSMVDSFCKRAETVYG
- the gloB gene encoding hydroxyacylglutathione hydrolase — protein: MTNSTLQVLTVPAFNDNYLWLIHDGQHAAVVDPGDALPVQAALAAHGLTLSAILLTHHHADHIGGVSQLLQQGSVPVFGPRHDGIAAVTQALGDGDVIAVPGLDLRLRILDVPGHTKGHIAYVREGAEPWLFCGDTLFAAGCGRLFEGTPAQMAASLDKLAALPDATLVYCAHEYTLANLRFACAAEPDNAALRNRVVSDNRKREQGVPTVPSTIGLEKATNPFLRYREPAIAGQLHSAGKLARGAAPLEVFAALREWKNHF
- a CDS encoding RNA polymerase sigma factor; amino-acid sequence: MAHEQGRLPAAGSQARLDADEIALLREIVAGDRRAFETLYRLYFPRLIRFLGRICRNPALVEEAANDTFLVVWRKAASYDGSCKVSTWIFGIAWRKVLKALKLDGMAPAESTESADCCDETTPTPERQAEAHELSRRIDAALCQLPLAQRLVVVLTYFHGLGYGEIAGIAGCPANTVKTRMFHARHRLKSLLADVQEEAP
- the smpB gene encoding SsrA-binding protein SmpB — protein: MTIADNRKAFHDYFIEDRYEAGLVLEGWEVKAIRDTRVQIKEAYVTIRDKELYLFGAHISALPTASTHIHPEAVRTRKLLLHRQEIDKLIGKVERAGYTLVPLNLHYKGGRVKCEIGLAKGKKQHDKRATEKERDSNREIQSAMKQNRR